The Ovis aries strain OAR_USU_Benz2616 breed Rambouillet chromosome 6, ARS-UI_Ramb_v3.0, whole genome shotgun sequence genome includes a window with the following:
- the COMMD8 gene encoding COMM domain-containing protein 8 isoform X2, whose protein sequence is MEPEEGTPLWRLQKLPAERGLQLLHKIIDGICGRTYPLYQDYHSVWDSTEWMHVLEDITTFFKAVVGKNLSDEEISQQLNQLNSSHQEAIMKCLKSRKDEIKKTLLAEIVDISSAQLQDFDWQIKLALSSDKIASLQMPLLNLYLDVKENGEVKPYSVEMSKEELQKLINSLEAANKVVLQLK, encoded by the exons ATGGAGCCGGAAGAGGGGACACCCTTGTGGCGGCTGCAGAAGCTTCCCGCTGAGCGGGGCTTGCAG CTTCTTCACAAAATAATTGATGGCATTTGTGGCCGAACTTATCCTCTCTACCAGGATTATCACAGTGTTTGGGATTCAACAGAATGGATGCATGTTCTAGAAGACATTACCACCTTTTTCAAAGCCGTAGTTGGTAAAAATTTATCTGACGAAGAG ataTCTCAACAGTTGAATCAGTTGAATTCATCTCATCAAGAAGCTATCATGAAATGCTTAAAAAGTAGGAAAGATGAAATCAAGAAGACTCTCTTGGCAGAAATAGTTGATATTTCCTCTGCACAACTACAGGATTTTGATTGGCAGATAAAG CTTGCACTTTCTAGTGACAAGATTGCTTCATTACAAATGCCACTTTTAAACCTTTATCTAGATGTAAAAGAAAATGGTGAAGTCAAGCCATATTCTGTTGAAATGAGTAAAGAAGAGCTGCAGAAGCTAATAAATTCCTTGGAAGCAGCTAATAAG GTGGTCCTGCAGTTGAAATAA
- the COMMD8 gene encoding COMM domain-containing protein 8 isoform X1, whose product MEPEEGTPLWRLQKLPAERGLQLLHKIIDGICGRTYPLYQDYHSVWDSTEWMHVLEDITTFFKAVVGKNLSDEEISQQLNQLNSSHQEAIMKCLKSRKDEIKKTLLAEIVDISSAQLQDFDWQIKLALSSDKIASLQMPLLNLYLDVKENGEVKPYSVEMSKEELQKLINSLEAANKVCVLILLCASKCLSFD is encoded by the exons ATGGAGCCGGAAGAGGGGACACCCTTGTGGCGGCTGCAGAAGCTTCCCGCTGAGCGGGGCTTGCAG CTTCTTCACAAAATAATTGATGGCATTTGTGGCCGAACTTATCCTCTCTACCAGGATTATCACAGTGTTTGGGATTCAACAGAATGGATGCATGTTCTAGAAGACATTACCACCTTTTTCAAAGCCGTAGTTGGTAAAAATTTATCTGACGAAGAG ataTCTCAACAGTTGAATCAGTTGAATTCATCTCATCAAGAAGCTATCATGAAATGCTTAAAAAGTAGGAAAGATGAAATCAAGAAGACTCTCTTGGCAGAAATAGTTGATATTTCCTCTGCACAACTACAGGATTTTGATTGGCAGATAAAG CTTGCACTTTCTAGTGACAAGATTGCTTCATTACAAATGCCACTTTTAAACCTTTATCTAGATGTAAAAGAAAATGGTGAAGTCAAGCCATATTCTGTTGAAATGAGTAAAGAAGAGCTGCAGAAGCTAATAAATTCCTTGGAAGCAGCTAATAAGgtatgtgttttaattttgttgtgtGCTTCAAAATGTTTAAGTTTTGATTGA
- the COMMD8 gene encoding COMM domain-containing protein 8 isoform X3 has protein sequence MEPEEGTPLWRLQKLPAERGLQLLHKIIDGICGRTYPLYQDYHSVWDSTEWMHVLEDITTFFKAVVGKNLSDEEISQQLNQLNSSHQEAIMKCLKSRKDEIKKTLLAEIVDISSAQLQDFDWQIKAKAFDCVDHNELWKILREMGIPDHHDLPLEKPVCRSGSNS, from the exons ATGGAGCCGGAAGAGGGGACACCCTTGTGGCGGCTGCAGAAGCTTCCCGCTGAGCGGGGCTTGCAG CTTCTTCACAAAATAATTGATGGCATTTGTGGCCGAACTTATCCTCTCTACCAGGATTATCACAGTGTTTGGGATTCAACAGAATGGATGCATGTTCTAGAAGACATTACCACCTTTTTCAAAGCCGTAGTTGGTAAAAATTTATCTGACGAAGAG ataTCTCAACAGTTGAATCAGTTGAATTCATCTCATCAAGAAGCTATCATGAAATGCTTAAAAAGTAGGAAAGATGAAATCAAGAAGACTCTCTTGGCAGAAATAGTTGATATTTCCTCTGCACAACTACAGGATTTTGATTGGCAGATAAAG gccaaagcctttgactgtgtggatcacaatgaactgtggaaaattctgagagagatgggaataccagaccaccatgacctgcctcttgagaaacctgtatgcaggtcaggaagcaacagttag